From the Daphnia magna isolate NIES linkage group LG3, ASM2063170v1.1, whole genome shotgun sequence genome, one window contains:
- the LOC116918865 gene encoding F-box/LRR-repeat protein 21 isoform X1, giving the protein MVGAAWKQDNRGKGIYVDHEATTGEEEERECYVEDKSQGNWAELPDLVIERIFSYLNNEKRYYSSLVCRRWYQAFHLPYVWSTFVLEDRVLSRRRFNYHLGWQYTLDHYRAQIFLYKTAKNIRTLIFAPMLNFFNLFEVMNMLSQFSERYPGSLDNIHTLKFTFNCDMAFRTENAIYGTGGQLLQALKKLMSFLPGLTSLELTNLLLDSSEALYLLDDVCYTRCLNLHSLTLINCTKVPCRLLHPGAFLRLHSLRISPQTLSPDLLWLIGCTKLQHLHVIQNAYTESCYSIDSKAWTELNQKNPALKVHLKSTGKTKREIIWQERAPVSSILYNSRYSKVTMPSILTVVDLYRNRLKVYGHLGLPRFHTSNSFQHRIDMALITLVRECPNLHTLVIRERISTATLILLVSSANCNSLRRLYVRRNALLLRADWPRSLEWTEDYYSWLKTTSRSYEATQVEVSNQLRQPDWQALNDQQFKILKVNVEVDSC; this is encoded by the exons ATGGTTGGCGCAGCCTGGAAACAAGACAACCGCGGCAAAG GAATATACGTTGACCATGAAGCCACTACtggtgaagaagaagaaagagaatgTTATGTGGAAGACAAGAGTCAAGGCAACTGGGCAGAACTTCCTGACTTGGTCATTGAAAGGATCTTTTCCTATTTGAATAATGAAAAGCGTTATTATAGTTCCTTGGTTTGCAGAAGGTGGTATCAGGCTTTTCACCTGCCATATGTATGGTCTACATTTGTGCTGGAAGATCG tgttttaTCCAGGAGGCGTTTCAACTACCATTTGGGCTGGCAGTATACTCTAGATCACTACAGAGCCCAAATATTTTTGTACAAAACAGCCAAAAATATCCGTACTCTTATTTTTGCCCCcatgttgaattttttcaatctttttGAGGTCATGAATATGCTCTCACAATTCAGTGAACGATATCCAGGGTCACTTGATAACATTCATACACTCAAGTTTACTTTTAACTGTGACATGGCCTTTCGAACAGAGAACGCTATTTACGGAACTGGCGGTCAGCTACTGCAGGCACTTAAAAAGCTCATGTCTTTTCTACCTGGCCTCACCAGCTTAGAATTGACCAACTTGCTTTTGGACAGTTCCGAAGCGCTCTATCTCTTGGACGACGTTTGCTACACTAGATGCCTAAATTTGCATTCACTCACTCTAATCAATTGCACCAAAGTTCCTTGTCGGCTTCTCCATCCCGGCGCCTTCCTCCGGTTGCATTCGCTCCGTATCAGCCCACAAACACTAAGCCCTGATTTGCTTTGGCTCATTGGCTGTACCAAATTGCAACACCTTCATGTCATTCAAAACGCATATACCGAATCATGTTACAGCATTGACTCTAAAGCCTGGACCGAACTGAACCAGAAAAATCCGGCGTTAAAAGTCCACTTGAAATCGACCGGCAAAACTAAACGAGAAATTATTTGGCAGGAACGCGCCCCAGTGTCATCCATTTTATACAATTCTCGCTATTCCAAA GTGACTATGCCAAGTATTCTAACTGTCGTCGACCTTTACCGCAATCGTCTGAAAGTCTACGGTCATTTGGGCCTACCTCGTTTTCATACATCCAACAGTTTCCAGCATCGGATTGACATGGCTTTGATCACTCTCGTTCGGGAATGTCCCAATCTACACACTCTG GTCATTCGCGAGAGAATTTCGACAGCGACGCTGATCCTGCTGGTCAGTTCGGCCAATTGCAACAGTTTGCGGAGGCTGTACGTTCGCCGTAACGCTTTGCTTCTACGTGCTGATTGGCCACGTAGCCTCGAATGGACTGAGGACTACTATAGCTGGCTGAAAACCACTTCGAGGAGCTACGAAGCAACACAGGTAGAAGTATCAAATCAACTCAGACAGCCTGATTGGCAAGCATTGAACGACCAACAGTTCAAAATTTTGAAGGTGAATGTCGAGGTAGATTCTTGCTAA
- the LOC116918865 gene encoding F-box/LRR-repeat protein 21 isoform X2: MVGAAWKQDNRGKGIYVDHEATTGEEEERECYVEDKSQGNWAELPDLVIERIFSYLNNEKRYYSSLVCRRWYQAFHLPYVWSTFVLEDRVLSRRRFNYHLGWQYTLDHYRAQIFLYKTAKNIRTLIFAPMLNFFNLFEVMNMLSQFSERYPGSLDNIHTLKFTFNCDMAFRTENAIYGTGGQLLQALKKLMSFLPGLTSLELTNLLLDSSEALYLLDDVCYTRCLNLHSLTLINCTKVPCRLLHPGAFLRLHSLRISPQTLSPDLLWLIGCTKLQHLHVIQNAYTESCYSIDSKAWTELNQKNPALKVHLKSTGKTKREIIWQERAPVSSILYNSRYSKVTMPSILTVVDLYRNRLKVYGHLGLPRFHTSNSFQHRIDMALITLVRECPNLHTLTFFRFLNSSGE, encoded by the exons ATGGTTGGCGCAGCCTGGAAACAAGACAACCGCGGCAAAG GAATATACGTTGACCATGAAGCCACTACtggtgaagaagaagaaagagaatgTTATGTGGAAGACAAGAGTCAAGGCAACTGGGCAGAACTTCCTGACTTGGTCATTGAAAGGATCTTTTCCTATTTGAATAATGAAAAGCGTTATTATAGTTCCTTGGTTTGCAGAAGGTGGTATCAGGCTTTTCACCTGCCATATGTATGGTCTACATTTGTGCTGGAAGATCG tgttttaTCCAGGAGGCGTTTCAACTACCATTTGGGCTGGCAGTATACTCTAGATCACTACAGAGCCCAAATATTTTTGTACAAAACAGCCAAAAATATCCGTACTCTTATTTTTGCCCCcatgttgaattttttcaatctttttGAGGTCATGAATATGCTCTCACAATTCAGTGAACGATATCCAGGGTCACTTGATAACATTCATACACTCAAGTTTACTTTTAACTGTGACATGGCCTTTCGAACAGAGAACGCTATTTACGGAACTGGCGGTCAGCTACTGCAGGCACTTAAAAAGCTCATGTCTTTTCTACCTGGCCTCACCAGCTTAGAATTGACCAACTTGCTTTTGGACAGTTCCGAAGCGCTCTATCTCTTGGACGACGTTTGCTACACTAGATGCCTAAATTTGCATTCACTCACTCTAATCAATTGCACCAAAGTTCCTTGTCGGCTTCTCCATCCCGGCGCCTTCCTCCGGTTGCATTCGCTCCGTATCAGCCCACAAACACTAAGCCCTGATTTGCTTTGGCTCATTGGCTGTACCAAATTGCAACACCTTCATGTCATTCAAAACGCATATACCGAATCATGTTACAGCATTGACTCTAAAGCCTGGACCGAACTGAACCAGAAAAATCCGGCGTTAAAAGTCCACTTGAAATCGACCGGCAAAACTAAACGAGAAATTATTTGGCAGGAACGCGCCCCAGTGTCATCCATTTTATACAATTCTCGCTATTCCAAA GTGACTATGCCAAGTATTCTAACTGTCGTCGACCTTTACCGCAATCGTCTGAAAGTCTACGGTCATTTGGGCCTACCTCGTTTTCATACATCCAACAGTTTCCAGCATCGGATTGACATGGCTTTGATCACTCTCGTTCGGGAATGTCCCAATCTACACACTCTG ACATTTTTCAGGTTTCTTAACTCCTCTGGTGAATGA
- the LOC116935016 gene encoding uncharacterized protein LOC116935016, translating to MELPSAQKEFVEILHQIKDPATLHGFLSWIKENWFSGDSNLNIGSHETAVLVNGVEAEELLENIAIDLRQLLPMEAQLSNETIVFPKIGKNADCHPATTVNVDGFLYDDRLVDALCDEGKLPKSYCTSCGSRDTKPLTFISHSASRENLAHAFRNLLPDLAGKHLLDIGSRFGAVLFGAFAYSQASRITGVEINAELAALSLSMVHKYNMQSRVEVYTGDIRQFAHLVSSADVVVMHNVFEFFAPLDVQRDLWQVLRQLIKRGALMLTSPSLEQALSPLNTNIQLEQWVEHLTHPSNTASMDDDDEDSVPEMDLVHLYRVL from the exons ATGGAATTACCCAGCGCCCAGAAGGAGTTTGTGGAAAtcctgcatcaaatcaagGATCCAGCAACACTTCATGGGTTTTTAAGCTGGATTAAAGAAAACTGGTTCTCGGGCGACAGTAACTTGAATATCG GTAGCCATGAAACTGCTGTTCTTGTTAATGGAGTAGAAGCCGAGGAGCTTCTCGAAAACATTGCAATAGACCTGAGACAGCTTCTTCCAATGGAAGCTCAACTATCTAATGAAACTATAGTATTCCCGAAGATAGGCAAA AATGCTGACTGTCACCCTGCTACAACAGTAAATGTTGATGGCTTCCTTTATGACGACAGGCTAGTAGATGCCTTATGTGACGAAGGAAAACTACCCAAAAGTTATTGTACCTCATGTGGTTCCAGAGACACAAAACCATTAA CTTTCATTTCACACTCTGCTTCTCGGGAAAACTTGGCTCATGCCTTCAGGAATCTTCTTCCTGACTTGGCAGGGAAACATCTACTGGACATTGGTTCTCGTTTTGGAGCTGTTTTGTTTGGTGCTTTTGCTTACTCACAAGCCAGCAGGATCACTGGAGTGGAAATTAATGCAGAACTTGCAGCACTATCACTCTCTATGGTTCATAAATATAACATGCAG TCTAGAGTTGAAGTCTACACTGGCGATATTCGCCAATTCGCTCATTTAGTCTCCTCTGCGGACGTGGTGGTGATGCACAacgtttttgaattttttgctCCATTGGATGTGCAACGGGACTTGTGGCAAGTTCTTAGACAGCTCATTAAACGTGGCGCCCTCATGCTGACGTCGCCCTCGCTCGAACAAGCTCTTTCTCCCCTAAACACCAATATTCAGCTGGAGCAGTGGGTGGAACATCTGACTCATCCGTCTAACACTGCATCCATGGATGACGATGATGAAGATTCCGTTCCTGAAATGGATTTAGTACATTTGTACCGCGTGCTGTAA
- the LOC116919022 gene encoding zinc finger protein GLI2 isoform X2 produces the protein MFPEIISHSTEDPTHFGVCFDGLAETSSQPVKLPPLNLYWPPQEQMIVNRPIEDPLCSMLDDVFMDNYCADLGPSQFIDQELKEENLMVDLTSPLHDHHDSNGFYSAGFGSSYSGSDWIINSPTTSSVSTCGDADSMTQSPFMTSPSQYHQTFQFPPVHATDNEDWPGQMAADEEEEEEENVNDEITVLHCRWVDCKGCYQTQEELVQHIERSHVDQRRAEDFTCFWAGCPRRHRPFNARYKLLIHMRVHSGEKPNRCTYNGCLKAFSRLENLKIHLRSHTGEKPYLCQYPTCRKTFSNSSDRAKHQRTHIDTKPYACQMPGCLKRYTDPSSLRKHVKNHVAKQLDHTVSQPRNISNANGGQDADKPSRRDSRHGSTSSSISGYEESPIDWEHGARNESHYYAGDEALSSSASSDESSAQLLDEGSLLFSEMNRFVHDENGVWLFPTIGDDVERLCGLPSSCFV, from the exons ATGTTTCCCGAAATCATCAGCCACTCTACGGAAGATCCTACACATTTCGGTGTTTGTTTTGACGGTTTAGCAGAAACATCGTCACAACCGGTGAAATTACCTCCGTTGAATCTCTACTGGCCACCTCAAGAGCAGATGATAGTTAACCGTCCGATCGAAGACCCTCTGTGCAGCATGTTGGACGACGTCTTCATGGACAATTATTGCGCCGATTTGGGTCCTTCGCAGTTTATCGATCAGgaattgaaagaagaaaatttgatgGTTGATTTAACAAGTCCACTTCACGATCATCACGACTCTAACGGATTCTATTCCGCTGGATTCGGCAGTAGTTATAGCGGAAGCGATTGGATCATCAATTCACCGACCACATCGAGCGTGAGCACGTGCGGAGATGCCGACAGTATGACGCAATCGCCGTTCATGACGTCACCTTCACAATATCATCAAACTTTTCAATTCCCTCCCGTTCACGCGACGGACAATGAAGACTGGCCCGGGCAAATGGCTGccgatgaagaagaagaagaagaagaaaatgttaacGACGAAATCACGGTGCTTCATTGTCGTTGGGTCGACTGTAAAGGTTGTTATCAAACGCAAGAAGAACTCGTCCAGCACATTGAACGGAGTCACGTCGATCAGCGTAGGGCCGAAGATTTCACTTGTTTCTGGGCCGGTTGTCCTCGTCGTCATCGTCCGTTCAACGCTCGTTACAAGCTGTTGATTCACATGCGCGTTCATTCTGGAGAGAAACCTAATCGCTGCACG TATAATGGATGTCTAAAGGCTTTCTCGAGATtagagaatttaaaaattcatctaAGGTCACACACGGGTGAGAAACCTTACCTGTGTCAATATCCGACATGTCGCAAAACTTTTTCTAATAGCTCCGATCGCGCCAAACATCAACGCACTCACATCGACACG AAGCCGTACGCTTGCCAAATGCCGGGCTGTTTGAAACGCTACACGGATCCGAGCTCGTTGCGTAAGCACGTCAAGAATCACGTGGCCAAGCAATTGGACCATACCGTCAGCCAGCCGCGTAACATAAGCAACGCTAACGGCGGCCAAGATGCCGACAAGCCATCCCGTCGTGATTCCCGTCACGGATCGACTTCATCTTCCATCAGCGGCTACGAAGAGTCTCCCATCGATTGGGAACATGGCG CTCGCAATGAAAGCCATTATTACGCCGGAGATGAAGCGTTGAGCTCTTCGGCCAGTTCGGATGAATCTTCAGCCCAATTGCTGGATGAAGGAAGCCTCCTCTTTTCCGAAATGAACCGCTTCGTTCATGATGAAAATG GTGTTTGGCTGTTCCCTACCATTGGAGACGATGTGGAACGCCTGTGTGGTCTACCATCGTCCTGCTTTGTTTAG
- the LOC116919022 gene encoding zinc finger protein GLI2 isoform X1 produces MFPEIISHSTEDPTHFGVCFDGLAETSSQPVKLPPLNLYWPPQEQMIVNRPIEDPLCSMLDDVFMDNYCADLGPSQFIDQELKEENLMVDLTSPLHDHHDSNGFYSAGFGSSYSGSDWIINSPTTSSVSTCGDADSMTQSPFMTSPSQYHQTFQFPPVHATDNEDWPGQMAADEEEEEEENVNDEITVLHCRWVDCKGCYQTQEELVQHIERSHVDQRRAEDFTCFWAGCPRRHRPFNARYKLLIHMRVHSGEKPNRCTYNGCLKAFSRLENLKIHLRSHTGEKPYLCQYPTCRKTFSNSSDRAKHQRTHIDTKPYACQMPGCLKRYTDPSSLRKHVKNHVAKQLDHTVSQPRNISNANGGQDADKPSRRDSRHGSTSSSISGYEESPIDWEHGVFASSARNESHYYAGDEALSSSASSDESSAQLLDEGSLLFSEMNRFVHDENGVWLFPTIGDDVERLCGLPSSCFV; encoded by the exons ATGTTTCCCGAAATCATCAGCCACTCTACGGAAGATCCTACACATTTCGGTGTTTGTTTTGACGGTTTAGCAGAAACATCGTCACAACCGGTGAAATTACCTCCGTTGAATCTCTACTGGCCACCTCAAGAGCAGATGATAGTTAACCGTCCGATCGAAGACCCTCTGTGCAGCATGTTGGACGACGTCTTCATGGACAATTATTGCGCCGATTTGGGTCCTTCGCAGTTTATCGATCAGgaattgaaagaagaaaatttgatgGTTGATTTAACAAGTCCACTTCACGATCATCACGACTCTAACGGATTCTATTCCGCTGGATTCGGCAGTAGTTATAGCGGAAGCGATTGGATCATCAATTCACCGACCACATCGAGCGTGAGCACGTGCGGAGATGCCGACAGTATGACGCAATCGCCGTTCATGACGTCACCTTCACAATATCATCAAACTTTTCAATTCCCTCCCGTTCACGCGACGGACAATGAAGACTGGCCCGGGCAAATGGCTGccgatgaagaagaagaagaagaagaaaatgttaacGACGAAATCACGGTGCTTCATTGTCGTTGGGTCGACTGTAAAGGTTGTTATCAAACGCAAGAAGAACTCGTCCAGCACATTGAACGGAGTCACGTCGATCAGCGTAGGGCCGAAGATTTCACTTGTTTCTGGGCCGGTTGTCCTCGTCGTCATCGTCCGTTCAACGCTCGTTACAAGCTGTTGATTCACATGCGCGTTCATTCTGGAGAGAAACCTAATCGCTGCACG TATAATGGATGTCTAAAGGCTTTCTCGAGATtagagaatttaaaaattcatctaAGGTCACACACGGGTGAGAAACCTTACCTGTGTCAATATCCGACATGTCGCAAAACTTTTTCTAATAGCTCCGATCGCGCCAAACATCAACGCACTCACATCGACACG AAGCCGTACGCTTGCCAAATGCCGGGCTGTTTGAAACGCTACACGGATCCGAGCTCGTTGCGTAAGCACGTCAAGAATCACGTGGCCAAGCAATTGGACCATACCGTCAGCCAGCCGCGTAACATAAGCAACGCTAACGGCGGCCAAGATGCCGACAAGCCATCCCGTCGTGATTCCCGTCACGGATCGACTTCATCTTCCATCAGCGGCTACGAAGAGTCTCCCATCGATTGGGAACATGGCG TTTTTGCATCATCAGCTCGCAATGAAAGCCATTATTACGCCGGAGATGAAGCGTTGAGCTCTTCGGCCAGTTCGGATGAATCTTCAGCCCAATTGCTGGATGAAGGAAGCCTCCTCTTTTCCGAAATGAACCGCTTCGTTCATGATGAAAATG GTGTTTGGCTGTTCCCTACCATTGGAGACGATGTGGAACGCCTGTGTGGTCTACCATCGTCCTGCTTTGTTTAG
- the LOC116918858 gene encoding uncharacterized protein LOC116918858: protein MQVTRSLADILENKPQQKEIDGLSNAAAVQIFSGLGCIALQVFLLVNYHDADESMQHNGNTIFTLAVGSFGLIAGIFGCFAKVSRKWFNYAYLATSLGVVCSSILYFLAGYWDFYNAVKDSGKFYYITVNNHTEPIQPTLPSDDELHFWLRAGLFLCVIVLALFSLAGMAIVASYRICNGGWTKKEDYKSLLAQQE, encoded by the exons ATGCAAGTAACTCGATCGCTTGCGGATATTTTGGAAAACAAACCGCAGCAAAAAGAGATAGACGGTCTGTCGAACGCGGCAGCTGTTCAGATCTTTTCCGGTCTGGGATGTATCGCTCTacag GTATTCCTGTTGGTTAATTATCACGATGCGGACGAGAGCATGCAACACAATGGCAATACGATTTTCACGCTAGCTGTTGGATCGTTTGGCTTGATCGCTGGAATATTCGGATGTTTTGCCAAAGTTTCACGGAAATGGTTCAA TTACGCTTACCTGGCCACGTCCTTGGGTGTAGTGTGTTCTAGCATATTGTACTTCCTCGCCGGATATTGGGATTTCTACAACGCAGTCAAAGATTCGGGAAAGTTTTATTACATCACAGTTAACAATCATACGGAGCCAATTCAACCAACTTTACCGTCGGACGACGAGCTCCATTTTTGGCTGCGCGCTGGACTTTTCCTTTGCGTCATCGTCTTGGCGCTATTCAGTTTAGCCGGTATGGCTATCGTAGCCTCTTACCGTATCTGCAACGGAGGATGGACTAAG AAGGAAGATTACAAGAGTCTGCTGGCCCAGCAAGAATAA
- the LOC116918864 gene encoding LOW QUALITY PROTEIN: uncharacterized protein LOC116918864 (The sequence of the model RefSeq protein was modified relative to this genomic sequence to represent the inferred CDS: deleted 1 base in 1 codon) — protein sequence MKVFNRTFTVLALLLFEFIIKESVASSLIEQPFLTFHPNSSESSKKDKFLIHKCCGPDQVYNFNWEEDVADRKDRCVKYSITSSHPSLQTNANSQQIFFGTEQTIPPQYGFENVIIDPGFPRNCTPDRYGSTLILLEPDTRMADLFYPIAAGQLLVPHRFWVLHNDDHCIEDFFVDGNFDKARRVAFICTSHARPFPTTAIDIHGKLQLDFVGMNVHVKLSEMSGRKVVRKCCDRHEVYSRNLVCIDNKAAATQFFDDLQLSESSQLFFRFGLPNCVHPYKHRQRTIEFQLTSNGSLEIQPNNQLVSIELYCMEDIVYTDSTGLPITSNLAIFCTDKLEVLPEAKATVTKPPPDTVHEAGHFEVNRTKIPKCCPAGHIMNDEEHTCQQFNLGNAELIISHALKNHVQQNYNISSILVSNSSLSCQHSKAIALKPNRHTLFGQLIFESNRENELSLLTHFYIENYWDFKVKHQPFCLDLTLLRNEKEVFYQPQVFHCTSQSRVSIHYPILLCISAVGLLTTFIIYFIVPTSGSAKLVTSGFGGGSRRTRVQTIAQMLTGRILLCHIITLCLTFTCLAIVQLELVPQGQTACVFMGFTIYWASIASFSWLTVYCFDYYRIFSGSFKVSNEMLFIPYSAFGWGFPILAVSIATVAQFQSTQLGVSSIFNPNMGLLKCWFADGTSALIFFYIPVGSLLLFDIVCFLTLLFNPNLMHCWKEKQGLTMRTNRNTSKGSKQEQDIKMALKLFSSPEFRGCLNLLLGFRSI from the exons ATGAAAGTATTCAATCGAACTTTCACCGTCCTCGCCCTccttttatttgaatttatCATTAAAGAATCGGTAGCGTCATCATTAATTGAACAACCGTTTCTGACCTTCCACCCCAATTCATCCGAAAG CTCAAAGAAAGACAAGTTTTTGATTCACAAATGCTGCGGCCCAGATCAAGTGTACAATTTCAATTGGGAAGAAGATGTCGCTGATCGTAAAGATCGTTGTGTTAAATATTCCATTACGAGTAGCCATCCTTCACTTCAAACAAATGCAAACTCGCAGCAAATTTTCTTTGGAACAGAACAAACTATACCACCCCAATACGGCTTTGAAAATGTCATAATCGACCCAGGGTTTCCACGGAACTGTACCCCTGATCGTTACGGGAGCACGTTAATCTTGCTAGAACCAGACACGAGGATGGCAGACCTTTTCTATCCAATTGCAGCTGGGCAGCTTTTAGTGCCTCATCGATTTTGGGTCTTGCATAACGACGATCATTGCATAGAGGATTTTTTCGTAGATGGAAATTTCGACAAG gCTAGAAGAGTTGCGTTTATTTGCACATCCCATGCCCGTCCTTTTCCGACAACTGCTATTGACATCCATGGAAAGTTACAACTAGATTTCGTTGGAATGAACGTTCATGTAAAACTGTCAGAAATGTCGGGACGGAAAGTCGTTCGCAAGTGCTGCGACCGGCACGAAGTTTACTCACGAAATTTGGTTTGCATAGATAACAAGGCAGCTGCAACACAGTTCTTTGATGATCTTCAGCTGTCGGAAAGCAGTCAGCTATTTTTTCGTTTCGGCTTGCCTAATTGCGTTCATCCTTACAAACATCGACAACGAACCATCGAATTCCAATTGACGTCTAACGGGAGTTTGGAAATCCAGCCAAACAATCAGCTAGTGTCCATTGAACTCTATTGCATGGAAGACATTGTCTACACCGACTCTACTGGTTTACCCATAACATCAAACCTGGCCATATTCTGCACTGATAAATTAGAAGTTTTACCTGAAGCAAAGGCGACTGTTACTAAGCCACCCCCTGATACGGTTCACGAGGCTGGTCACTTCGAAGTGAACAGAACCAAAATACCCAAGTGCTGTCCAGCTGGGCACATAATGAATGACGAGGAGCACACCTGTCAACAATTTAATTTGGGAAACGCGGAATTGATTATTTCGCACGCTCTTAAGAACCACGTCCAGCAGAATTACAACATTTCCAGCATCTTAGTTTCAAATTCTTCACTATCGTGTCAGCACAGTAAAGCCATTGCTTTGAAACCAAACCGCCATACTTTATTCGGGCAATTGATATTTGAATCCAATAGGGAAAATGAACTGTCCCTTTTGACgcatttttacattgaaaactATTGGGACTTTAAAGTGAAGCATCAGCCTTTCTGCCTGGATCTTACGCTTCTCCGGAATGAAAAGGAAGTTTTCTATCAGCCTCAAGTTTTCCATTGTACATCGCAATCACGCGTTTCGATTCATTATCCAATCCTTCTGTGTATCTCGGCCGTGGGATTATTAACCACTTTTATAATCTATTTTATTGTCCCCACCTCAG GTTCGGCTAAGTTAGTTACGTCTGGTTTTGGAGGTGGAAGTAGAAGAACCAGAGTTCAAACCATAGCCCAGATGTTGACTGGAAGGATTTTGCTCTGTCACATCATCACATTGTGTCTg ACATTCACTTGTTTGGCAATTGTTCAACTAGAGCTCGTACCACAAGGCCAAACCGCCTGCGTTTTTATGG GTTTCACTATTTATTGGGCATCGATTGCTTCATTTTCGTGGTTGACGGTGTACTGTTTCGATTACTACCGTATTTTTAG TGGGTCGTTCAAGGTATCGAACGAAATGCTGTTCATTCCATATTCGGCATTTGGTTGGGGTTTCCCTATTTTGGCTGTCAGCATTGCAACAGTCGCTCAATTTCAGTCGACGCAGCTTGGAGTTTCCAGCATTTTCAATCCCAATATGGGTCTTTTGAAATGCTGGTTTGCTG ATGGCACGTCGGCgttgattttcttttacattccTGTTGGTTCCTTGTTATTGTTTGACATTGTCTGTTTTCTAACTTTACTTTTCAATCCTAATCTGATGCATtgctggaaagaaaaacaaggatTGACAATGCGTACTAATCGAAACACATCGAAAGGTtcaaaacaagaacaaga CATTAAAATGGCATTAAAACTTTTC TCATCACCGGAATTCCGTGGGTGTTTGAATTTGCTGCTTGGCTTCCGTTCTATCTGA